One genomic window of Anser cygnoides isolate HZ-2024a breed goose chromosome 11, Taihu_goose_T2T_genome, whole genome shotgun sequence includes the following:
- the GATM gene encoding glycine amidinotransferase, mitochondrial isoform X2 encodes MCNILKKEGVIVKRPDPIDWSVKYKTPDFESTGMYAAMPRDILLVVGNEIIEAPMAWRARFFEYRAYRRIIKEYFNCGAKWTTAPKPTMADELYDQDYPICSVEDRHKLAAQGKFVTTEFEPCFDAADFIRAGRDIFVQRSQVTNYMGIEWMRRHLAPDYRVHVISFKDPNPMHIDATFNIIGPGLVLSNPDRPCYQIDLFKKAGWTVIHPPVPLIPDDHPLWMSSKWLSMNVLMLDEKRVMVDANETSIQKMFEKLGISTIKVNIRHANSLGGGFHCWTCDIRRRGTLQSYFD; translated from the exons ATGtgcaatattttgaaaaaagaagGTGTAATTGTCAAGAGGCCTGATCCAATTGACTGGTCTGTGAAGTATAAAACACCTGATTTTGAATCTACAG gtATGTATGCTGCCATGCCAAGAGACATCCTGCTGGTGGTGGGAAATGAAATTATTGAAGCGCCTATGGCTTGGCGTGCTCGTTTCTTTGAGTACAGAGCGTATAGACGAATAATTAAAGAGTACTTCAACTGTGGTGCTAAGTGGACAACTGCTCCCAAACCCACAATGGCAGATGAGCTCTATGATCag GATTATCCCATCTGCTCTGTTGAAGATAGGCACaaactggctgctcagggaaaaTTTGTAACTACAGAATTTGAGCCATGCTTTGATGCTGCTGACTTCATTAGAGCTGGAAGAGATATCTTTGTACAAAGGAGTCAG gTTACTAATTACATGGGCATTGAATGGATGAGGCGGCATCTTGCACCAGACTATAGAGTGCATGTAATATCCTTTAAGGATCCAAACCCTATGCACATTGATGCCACATTTAATATCATTGGACCTGGTCTTGTGCTGTCTAACCCAGACCGTCCCTGCTACCAG attgATCTCTTCAAGAAAGCAGGCTGGACAGTGATTCACCCCCCAGTGCCACTCATCCCAGATG ATCACCCACTGTGGATGTCTTCTAAATGGCTCTCCATGAATGTCCTAATGCTGGATGAGAAACGTGTGATGGTCGATGCCAATGAGACTTCAATTCAGAAGATGTTTGAAAAACTGG GCATTTCTACAATTAAAGTGAATATTCGCCATGCCAATTCATTGGGAGGTGGTTTCCATTGCTGGACATGTGATATCCGCCGCCGTGGTACCCTGCAATCTTATTTTGACTAG